One segment of Cydia fagiglandana chromosome 12, ilCydFagi1.1, whole genome shotgun sequence DNA contains the following:
- the LOC134669683 gene encoding neugrin, with protein MFAINLRRVYCACDKIIVRTLRNRRLDVPGPNPGLDRRVSALREEGVPITGNPEEFLDQSESEFYNMDETYNAHLTESLAGKHDLRHRIVKEKYFKENMPNLLTWSEKEQIRHLVNEQPDEWTPERIAESFPVTAAVVKKLLKYPWKPATEARIARHDESAMRNWQELKENTLDIPQDLRQHFLKFSERTIPPLNAKSVKPDVIVEKMGEFEKIVQRCAEKANTNNMEEGDSNEVAVHASNNTNSKYKVVKGNQRVTLEEMTTKIKKRLDSGKAIDLPDQIMLSAVNSTQTEVSATELSKEIDLAEEKPKEVSVFNEQSEEKTSVMKYPERIRIPKKAYKKGATYKVDDCYYDDDGKFLYRVLGMSN; from the exons ATGTTTGCTATAAACCTACGACGAGTGTACTGTGCATGTGATAAAATTATTGTAAGAACATTACGGAATAGAAGGCTGGATGTTCCTGGCCCAAATCCTGGATTGGACAGACGAGTATCAGCTCTCCGTGAGGAAGGAGTCCCTATCACAGGAAACCCGGAAGAATTTCTCGATCAATCTGAAAGTGAATTCTATAAT ATGGATGAAACTTACAATGCACATCTAACCGAGAGCTTGGCAGGCAAGCATGACTTACGGCACAGAATTGTCAAAGAGAAGTACTTCAAGGAAAACATGCCTAATTTGTTGACTTGGAGTGAAAAGGAGCAAATACGGCATTTAGTAAATGAGCAGCCTGATGAATGGACACCGGAGCGTATTGCAGAGAGCTTTCCGGTCACTGCCGCGGTTGTTAAG AAATTACTGAAATACCCTTGGAAACCAGCAACTGAAGCACGCATAGCTCGTCATGACGAATCTGCTATGAGAAACTGGCAGGAACTTAAGGAAAACACTTTAGACATCCCACAAGATTTACGCCAACACTTTCTCAAATTTTCCGAAAGAACTATACCTCCACTGAATGCTAAATCAGTGAAACCGGATGTAATTGTCGAAAAAATGGGCGAATTCGAAAAAATTGTGCAAAGATGTGCGGAAAAAGCAAATACTAATAATATGGAAGAAGGTGATTCTAATGAAGTTGCCGTACATGCATCCAATAACACTAACAGTAAATATAAAGTAGTAAAAGGTAACCAAAGGGTAACTTTAGAAGAAATGacaaccaaaattaaaaaaagattaGACAGTGGCAAAGCCATTGACCTCCCAGATCAAATAATGCTTAGTGCGGTCAATTCCACACAAACTGAAGTATCTGCTACAGAATTAAGTAAAGAAATTGATTTAGCAGAAGAAAAACCAAAAGAAGTATCAGTATTTAATGAACAAAGTGAAGAAAAAACATCTGTCATGAAATATCCAGAAAGAATTAGGATTCCTAAAAAGGCTTACAAAAAAGGTGCTACTTATAAAGTGGATGATTgttattatgatgatgatgggaaATTCCTGTACAGGGTCCTGGGCATGTCTAATtga